A single genomic interval of Seriola aureovittata isolate HTS-2021-v1 ecotype China chromosome 10, ASM2101889v1, whole genome shotgun sequence harbors:
- the slco3a1a gene encoding solute carrier organic anion transporter family member 3A1: MQVKKHRDSDRSGGDMLEADGLRKNSSCFSNIKIFLISECALMLAQGTVGAYLVSVLTTLERRFNLQSADVGVIASSFEIGNLALILFVSYFGAKAHRPRLIGCGGIVMALGALLSALPEFLTNQYEIRETWRTDVGRDDCSNTSRDAQVPVDPVCAHKPNTNMMYLLLIGAQVLLGIGATPVQPLGVSYIDDHVKKKDSSLYIGILFSTLVFGPACGFILGSLCTKFYVDAIFIDTSKLGITPDDPRWIGAWWAGFLLCGALLFCSALLMFGFPQSLPTKEREEGADSEQVMLPPSLNADYETPKPSNGVVHNHEAANSPTCCQQLRVIPKVTKHLLSNPVFTCIILAACMEIAVVAGFAAFLGKYLEQQFNLTTTSANQLLGMTAIPCACLGIFMGGLLVKKLNLSALGAIRMAMLVNLISTACYVSFLFLGCDTGPVAGVTVTYGNETLRVGEKPEAQCISHCNCFTSSISPVCGSNGVTYLSACFAGCTRTGSARTTSNISQNLTGCTCVSADTESATAVPGKCPTPGCQEAFLIFLCVICACSLVGAMAQTPSVIILIRTVSPELKSYALGVLFLLLRLLGFIPPPLIFGAGIDSTCLFWSSDCGNKGACLLYDNIAYRHLYVSLAIILKGIAFLLYTTTWYCLRRNYKKYIKGHEGYMTPTEFYPSLTEGPKLVDRTKFIYNLEDHEFCENMESVL, encoded by the exons gtgaGTGTGCTGACCACCCTGGAGAGACGGTTCAACCTGCAAAGTGCTGACGTCGGAGTGATAGCCAGCAGCTTTGAGATAGGCAACCTGGCACTGATCCTGTTTGTCAGCTACTTTGGGGCCAAAGCACATCGTCCCCGTCTGATAGGCTGCGGGGGCATTGTCATGGCACTCGGCGCCCTTCTCTCAGCTCTCCCGGAGTTTTTAACAAATCAGTATGAGATACGCGAAACGTGGAGGACTGACGTGGGTCGGGATGATTGCTCCAACACCAGCAGGGACGCCCAGGTGCCAGTGGACCCTGTGTGCGCCCACAAGCCCAACACCAACATGATGTACCTGCTGCTGATCGGAGCTCAGGTCCTGCTGGGTATCGGAGCCACGCCGGTGCAGCCTCTAGGGGTGTCCTATATCGATGATCATGTGAAGAAGAAAGACTCCTCACTCTATATAG GAATCCTCTTCTCTACGCTGGTGTTTGGGCCTGCCTGTGGCTTCATCCTTGGCTCCCTCTGCACTAAATTCTATGTGGATGCTATCTTCATTGACACTA GTAAGCTGGGCATCACTCCAGATGACCCGCGGTGGATCGGGGCCTGGTGGGCAGGCTTCCTCCTGTGTGGTGCCTTACTCTTTTGCTCAGCTCTTTTGATGTTTGGCTTCCCACAGTCACTGCCGaccaaggagagagaggagggggcagACAGTGAGCAAGTTatgcttcctccctctctgaaTGCAGACTATGAGACTCCAAAGCCCAGCAATGGGGTTGTACACAACCACGAGGCTGCCAACAGCCCCACCTGCTGTCAGCAACTCAGGG TGATCCCCAAGGTGACCAAGCACCTCCTGTCGAACCCAGTGTTCACCTGCATCATCCTGGCAGCCTGTATGGAGATCGCTGTAGTGGCCGGCTTTGCAGCCTTTCTGGGGAAATACCTTGAGCAGCAGTTCAACCTCACAACCACATCAGCAAACCAGCTGTTAG gtATGACAGCTATTCCGTGTGCATGTCTGGGGATCTTCATGGGCGGGCTGCTGGTGAAGAAGCTGAACCTGTCGGCGCTGGGAGCTATCCGCATGGCCATGTTGGTCAACCTGATATCCACTGCCTGCTAcgtctccttcctcttcctgggtTGTGACACGGGTCCAGTCGCAGGAGTGACGGTCACATATGGCAATGA GACGCTTCGAGTGGGTGAGAAACCAGAGGCTCAATGCATCAGTCACTGCAactgcttcacctcctccatcagcCCTGTGTGCGGCTCCAACGGTGTCACCTACCTGTCCGCCTGCTTCGCCGGCTGCACCCGAACAGGAAGTGCTCGGACCACATCGAATATCTCTCAG aacctGACGGGATGTACTTGTGTATCCGCTGACACTGAATCCGCCACAGCAGTTCCAGGGAAATGTCCAACGCCGGGCTGCCAGGAGGCTTTTCTCATCTTCCTGTGTGTGATCTGTGCCTGCAGCCTGGTCGGAGCCATGGCCCAGACTCCATCTGTCATCATCCTAATCAG GACCGTGAGCCCTGAACTGAAATCATACGCACTTGGagtgttgtttcttttgctACGACTTCTCG GATTCATCCCCCCTCCTCTGATCTTTGGTGCTGGGATCGACTCCACTTGCCTTTTCTGGAGTTCAGACTGCGGCAATAAGGGCGCTTGCCTGCTGTACGACAACATAGCTTACAGACATCTGTACGTGAGCCTTGCCATCATCCTGAAGGGCATCGCCTTCCTCCTCTACACCACCACATGGTATTGCTTACGCAGGAACTACAAGAAGTACATCAAAGGTCACGAGGGCTACATGACGCCGACTGAGTTTTACCCCTCTCTCACAGAAGGCCCCAAACTAGTTGACAGGACAAAGTTTATATATAACCTAGAGGACCATGAGTTTTGTGAAAATATGGAGTCAGTTTTATAG